The following coding sequences are from one Hymenobacter sp. PAMC 26628 window:
- a CDS encoding response regulator — protein MSVPKLRCTLLVDDDDTTNYLNRKLLEKLDVTDQVVVALNGEEALRVLRTQCTEASRSCPALVFLDINMPQMNGFEFLSAYQQLPLSQRGAIVIVMLTTSMHPQDMERLQQFPVAGFLRKPLNKDKVNDVLQAHFRQQA, from the coding sequence ATGTCCGTTCCTAAGCTCCGCTGCACCCTCCTCGTCGACGACGACGACACCACCAACTACCTCAACCGCAAGCTACTCGAAAAGCTTGACGTCACCGACCAGGTGGTGGTGGCCCTCAACGGGGAAGAAGCCTTGCGAGTGCTACGAACGCAGTGCACCGAAGCCAGCCGCAGCTGCCCCGCGCTCGTCTTTCTCGACATCAACATGCCCCAGATGAATGGGTTCGAGTTTTTGAGCGCCTACCAGCAGCTGCCCTTATCCCAGCGTGGGGCCATAGTGATTGTGATGCTGACTACCTCCATGCACCCGCAGGACATGGAGCGCTTGCAGCAATTCCCCGTGGCCGGCTTCCTGCGCAAGCCCCTGAACAAGGACAAGGTGAACGACGTGCTGCAAGCCCACTTCCGCCAGCAGGCCTAG
- a CDS encoding sensor histidine kinase produces the protein MVYNLLSNALKYRHPDRVPLAQVRGRDEGAYHVLEVQDNGLGLDLTREPELFGMFRRYHTHVEGSGIGLYMVKRMVENTGGRIEVHSTLGEGSTFTVYFPRP, from the coding sequence GTGGTCTACAACCTGCTCAGCAACGCTCTCAAGTACCGCCACCCCGACCGGGTGCCCCTCGCGCAGGTGCGGGGCCGGGACGAAGGCGCCTACCACGTGCTGGAGGTGCAGGACAACGGCCTGGGACTGGACCTGACGCGCGAGCCGGAGCTGTTCGGCATGTTCCGCCGCTACCACACCCACGTGGAAGGCTCGGGCATCGGCCTCTACATGGTCAAGCGCATGGTGGAAAACACCGGCGGCCGAATTGAAGTACACAGCACGCTCGGGGAAGGCTCCACCTTCACCGTGTATTTCCCCCGACCCTAA
- a CDS encoding nuclear transport factor 2 family protein, with product MLPDVKSIAKQYVALSNAVNYNGMADLFAEAAEWIPISPMEPRTGREAIRAGYLDHVKSKNRPIVNARYYADGLTCVVEFDVQLEAGQIAAIVDIFTFNERGEIVRLAIYKR from the coding sequence ATGCTACCCGACGTTAAAAGCATTGCCAAACAATATGTCGCCCTGTCGAACGCGGTGAATTATAACGGCATGGCGGACCTTTTTGCGGAAGCGGCGGAGTGGATACCCATCTCCCCGATGGAACCGCGTACCGGCCGGGAAGCCATTCGTGCGGGCTATCTGGACCACGTGAAGAGTAAAAATCGGCCCATTGTTAATGCCCGCTATTATGCGGATGGTTTGACCTGTGTAGTCGAATTTGACGTGCAACTCGAAGCAGGGCAAATCGCGGCCATCGTGGACATTTTTACTTTCAACGAGCGGGGAGAAATTGTCCGGCTAGCTATCTATAAGCGATAA
- the traN gene encoding conjugative transposon protein TraN: MKTSLVLACLGLATLTLPAAAQKYTHRRHRTAASQVAASNANGFLGAGPLHVANATYLTAAAPVSTQKILALQEQNYIGSYRMTVGFQKTTHLIFPYAVSYVDLGNGGIIADKAQGAENIVKVKASQQGFPQTNMTVVTTDGRLYSFIVDYDANPRVLNYNLAATDVSTSSAVVPLAHLSNSSVTQSDLEDYSKEVLEKRKGPHVHEVKDNITLAMQGLYTQDDMFFFPLHLANSSNIGYDVDFIKFYIRDKKVAKRTALQESELTPVFVYNAKQTTIPGPGQVDQVYALHKFTIPDDKNLVVEMFEKGGGRQLSFVVTNSDILKARKLKK; this comes from the coding sequence ATGAAAACGTCCCTCGTCCTCGCTTGCCTCGGCCTGGCCACGCTCACGCTGCCCGCCGCTGCTCAAAAGTATACCCACCGCCGGCATCGTACCGCCGCTAGCCAGGTAGCCGCTAGCAACGCCAACGGCTTCCTGGGCGCTGGCCCGCTGCATGTGGCCAACGCGACCTACCTCACGGCAGCTGCGCCCGTCTCGACGCAAAAAATCCTGGCCCTCCAAGAACAGAACTACATCGGTTCCTACCGCATGACGGTTGGTTTCCAGAAGACTACCCACCTGATTTTCCCTTACGCCGTGTCGTATGTGGACCTGGGCAATGGTGGCATCATTGCCGACAAGGCCCAGGGCGCGGAAAACATCGTGAAGGTGAAAGCCAGCCAACAGGGCTTTCCCCAAACCAACATGACGGTGGTAACGACCGATGGCCGCCTGTATTCCTTCATTGTGGACTACGATGCCAACCCCCGGGTGCTGAACTACAACCTGGCGGCCACCGACGTTTCGACTTCCTCGGCCGTGGTGCCGCTAGCCCACCTCTCCAACTCCAGCGTGACGCAGAGCGACCTGGAGGACTACTCAAAAGAGGTGCTGGAAAAGCGCAAAGGGCCCCACGTGCACGAGGTCAAGGATAACATCACCTTAGCCATGCAGGGGCTTTACACACAAGATGATATGTTTTTCTTCCCACTGCACCTAGCCAACAGCTCGAACATCGGCTACGACGTGGATTTCATTAAATTCTATATCCGCGACAAGAAGGTGGCCAAGCGCACGGCCTTGCAGGAATCGGAGCTGACGCCGGTATTCGTCTACAATGCCAAGCAAACCACTATCCCCGGTCCGGGCCAGGTAGACCAGGTATACGCGCTGCACAAATTCACCATTCCCGACGATAAGAACCTGGTAGTCGAAATGTTCGAGAAGGGTGGGGGCCGGCAGCTCTCCTTCGTCGTGACTAATTCCGATATCCTGAAGGCGCGCAAGCTGAAGAAATAG
- the traM gene encoding conjugative transposon protein TraM — protein MNKPKHTQEYLNKRRMMLFIPVPGVICLTVLFYLGGGGKGVTAATAGPNAPASGINHTLPSAGKSALFADKMEAANAPQDSSHRNGLAFAPPPSTSAPAAGAAPGALGATSPATAAGAAPAGGQPAGLNYAVQPGQTAGRYDPNADPNVVAMQTRMQRLQEQTSTQPACAQPTYAALASTPAASSARPAAVASSPRDTRMDESLKELDQLKNQYQQRLLGMNAPATAAAAVAPPASSAPKKGMTVITQVRPTVVSSLRTQPAPPANGFHTVGESSPSSNVNSVPAVVHNDQVVEAGSTVKLRLLQDVQLEGHLIPRNSFLYGVCSMSGNRLSIAATSVQYQGNLLPVSLKAFDIDGGEGLNIPGSIDRDAIKQGAAQGVSGADMLTMSPSLGAQAAGIAIQTGKALTGRKIKTVKIHLKANYQLLLKS, from the coding sequence ATGAACAAGCCCAAGCACACGCAAGAGTACCTGAATAAGCGTCGAATGATGCTGTTCATCCCCGTTCCTGGGGTAATCTGCCTGACCGTTCTCTTCTACCTGGGCGGCGGCGGGAAAGGCGTCACGGCGGCCACTGCGGGCCCCAACGCCCCCGCCAGTGGCATCAACCACACGCTACCCTCCGCCGGCAAGTCGGCCCTGTTTGCCGATAAGATGGAAGCCGCCAACGCGCCGCAGGACAGCAGCCACCGCAACGGCCTGGCCTTCGCGCCACCCCCGAGCACGTCGGCCCCAGCGGCCGGCGCTGCACCAGGTGCGCTAGGGGCCACGTCGCCAGCAACGGCCGCCGGGGCCGCCCCGGCCGGTGGCCAGCCGGCCGGCCTCAACTACGCCGTGCAACCGGGCCAAACGGCTGGGCGCTACGACCCCAACGCCGACCCGAACGTGGTAGCTATGCAAACCCGGATGCAGCGCCTTCAGGAGCAAACCAGCACCCAGCCCGCCTGCGCTCAGCCTACCTACGCTGCCCTCGCCTCGACGCCGGCCGCCAGCAGCGCACGCCCGGCCGCGGTAGCCAGCTCGCCCCGTGATACGCGCATGGATGAGTCGCTAAAGGAACTCGACCAGCTCAAGAATCAGTACCAGCAGCGCCTGCTGGGCATGAACGCGCCGGCCACGGCTGCCGCTGCGGTGGCCCCACCCGCCAGCAGCGCGCCCAAAAAGGGCATGACGGTTATCACCCAGGTGCGCCCCACGGTTGTGAGCAGCCTGCGCACCCAGCCCGCGCCCCCGGCTAACGGTTTTCACACGGTCGGGGAGTCGAGCCCCAGCAGCAACGTCAACTCGGTGCCGGCCGTGGTGCACAACGACCAGGTAGTAGAGGCCGGCTCGACGGTGAAGCTGCGCCTGCTGCAAGATGTGCAGCTGGAGGGGCACCTGATTCCGCGCAACAGCTTTCTCTACGGGGTATGCAGTATGAGCGGCAACCGCCTAAGCATCGCGGCTACGTCGGTGCAGTATCAGGGCAACCTGCTCCCCGTTAGCCTCAAGGCATTTGATATCGATGGGGGAGAGGGGCTCAACATTCCAGGCTCCATCGACCGCGACGCCATCAAGCAAGGGGCCGCGCAGGGGGTAAGCGGGGCCGATATGCTCACCATGTCGCCCAGCCTGGGCGCGCAGGCGGCCGGCATCGCCATTCAAACCGGTAAGGCCCTGACCGGCCGCAAGATTAAGACGGTGAAAATTCACCTCAAAGCCAATTATCAGCTTCTGCTCAAATCATGA
- the traK gene encoding conjugative transposon protein TraK produces the protein MFRSLKNIDSAYQQTKTLALLFMVLCAFVTGYAVYASQRSIRDAQGRIYVLDQGNLLEAVSHNVKDNRPVEAQDHVKRFHEFFFTLDPDAKAIEHNVTQALFLADESAKREYDNFKESGYYNNLIQANISQHITVDSVTLNPATYPYYAKCYATEQIIRSSSVTTRNLVSECYLRDVSRSSNNPHGFLMERWRVLQNLDLSTQPR, from the coding sequence ATGTTTCGCTCCCTCAAAAACATCGATTCCGCCTACCAGCAGACAAAAACGCTGGCCCTGCTTTTTATGGTACTGTGCGCCTTCGTGACGGGCTACGCGGTGTACGCCTCCCAGCGCTCGATTCGCGATGCCCAGGGCCGCATCTACGTGCTCGACCAGGGCAACCTGCTCGAAGCCGTTTCTCACAACGTGAAGGATAATCGCCCGGTGGAGGCGCAGGACCACGTGAAGCGTTTCCACGAGTTCTTTTTCACCCTCGACCCCGACGCCAAGGCCATCGAGCACAACGTCACGCAGGCCCTGTTTCTGGCCGATGAAAGCGCCAAGCGCGAGTACGACAACTTCAAGGAAAGCGGCTACTACAACAACCTGATTCAGGCCAACATCAGCCAGCACATCACGGTGGACAGCGTCACGCTCAACCCCGCGACCTACCCCTACTACGCAAAGTGCTATGCTACGGAGCAGATTATCCGCTCCTCCAGCGTGACGACCCGCAACCTGGTTTCCGAGTGCTACCTGCGCGACGTTTCGCGGTCGAGCAACAACCCGCACGGCTTTCTGATGGAGCGCTGGCGCGTGCTGCAAAACCTCGACCTCAGCACCCAGCCCCGCTAG
- the traJ gene encoding conjugative transposon protein TraJ, with translation MTLLTFLLQVSIPVKSLQELLDNLYNEMLPLCADLVNVGRALGGLGALIYIASKVWRHQAAAEPIEFFPLLRPFAIGLAITLFPSMLGILNGVLGGISSATSSIVLTQNQDIIQLQARKAALLAARPENAPYEDNDAFDKELESKDVLDFGGKASLYFDRMSYNVQKNFREWIRNVLELAHDSAALVINTIRTFFLIILSIIGPISFGFAIWPGFESTLTNWFSRYVNVFLWLPVANIFGAIIAKIQVMMLNLDIAQIQANGDLEKADYGYMIFLVIAIAGYFTVPSVSSWIVSASGLTNITRFASNAGGAAGSMAAGAAGAGAGQIAGRAMAAGRTVFGGGQNNQQSGSGQGGNGYQNTNKAA, from the coding sequence ATGACGCTCCTTACTTTCCTCCTCCAAGTTTCCATTCCGGTCAAGTCGCTGCAAGAATTGCTCGACAACCTCTACAACGAGATGCTGCCCCTGTGCGCCGACCTCGTGAACGTGGGCCGCGCCTTGGGCGGGCTGGGCGCGCTGATTTACATCGCCAGCAAGGTGTGGCGCCACCAGGCCGCGGCCGAGCCCATCGAGTTTTTTCCGCTGCTGCGCCCCTTCGCCATCGGCCTGGCGATTACCCTTTTCCCCTCGATGCTGGGCATCCTGAACGGCGTGCTGGGAGGTATTTCAAGCGCGACCTCGTCCATCGTTCTGACGCAAAATCAGGACATTATTCAGTTGCAGGCCCGCAAGGCGGCCCTGCTCGCGGCCCGGCCCGAAAATGCCCCTTATGAAGATAACGACGCATTCGACAAGGAACTGGAGAGCAAGGATGTCCTCGACTTTGGCGGCAAGGCCTCGCTCTACTTTGACCGCATGAGCTACAACGTGCAGAAGAATTTCCGGGAGTGGATTCGCAACGTGCTGGAGCTGGCCCACGACTCGGCTGCGCTGGTGATAAACACCATCCGCACCTTCTTCCTCATCATCCTGAGCATCATCGGCCCCATCAGCTTCGGCTTTGCCATCTGGCCTGGCTTCGAGAGCACGCTGACCAACTGGTTTTCGCGCTACGTCAACGTGTTCTTGTGGCTGCCGGTGGCCAACATCTTCGGGGCCATCATTGCCAAAATTCAGGTGATGATGCTCAACCTCGACATCGCCCAGATTCAGGCCAATGGTGACCTGGAAAAGGCTGATTACGGCTACATGATTTTCCTCGTGATTGCCATTGCCGGCTACTTCACGGTGCCTTCGGTGTCGAGCTGGATTGTCTCGGCTAGCGGCCTGACCAACATCACCCGCTTTGCCAGCAATGCCGGGGGCGCGGCCGGCAGCATGGCGGCTGGCGCGGCCGGCGCCGGGGCGGGCCAAATCGCCGGGCGGGCCATGGCAGCCGGGCGGACCGTGTTCGGCGGCGGCCAGAACAACCAGCAGTCGGGCAGTGGTCAGGGTGGCAATGGCTACCAGAACACCAATAAAGCGGCCTAA
- a CDS encoding TraG family conjugative transposon ATPase: MSNLLLNSATLESKQPIYRVESNCLISKNADVTVAYRLELPEIFTLSAGNYESLHSAFSKGVRILPNHTVVHKQDWFVEDQYTPEFGEDDTMLLHAYNLHFYERPFLNHHCYLYLTKTSSARDSWNSMSTMLSRSSIVPKDMMKDEVLNEFFTAVGQFVRVLSDAGITLTQLTDDEICGTETKTGILEKYLSLDLRDKSPAVDIDFTNGLKVGPRACSCFSLGRLDDLPSALQTEGKYGPLSKDNSPFYVGFAAPLALLLPVNHIYNQYVFVDDHKKAIKKFEKKRDNMNSLAGTSRENAINKEFYDRYLNEAISDEKLIVRAHANVLAWTENPNEEKALREAVGSAINSLNCAARQNTVDIGALYWAGIPGNAGDFPGEESFYTFEDAATCLWNVETNYRDSSSPFGIKLSDRISGKPVHVDLSDEPMKQGIIKNRNKFVLGPSGSGKSFFTNGMVRQYHEQGAHVLLVDTGNSYKGLCELKGGVYFTYEEAKPISFNPFYVEGRPDVEKRKSLHTLILTLWKLADEKVTQSESVSISNAIAQYYQLLEKEPGLPASFNTFYEFLSGPYRAHLDTEKVREKDFDIHNFLYVLAPYYRGGEYDYLLNSEKQLNLTKESFIVFELDNIKDHPILFPVVTLIIMDTFLQKMRQLDGVRKMILIEEAWKALATANMAEYIKYLFKTVRKFFGEAIVVTQEIEDIIGNPIVKDTIINNSHCKIMLDMNDFLSRFDDIQRMMSLSDKEKDLVLSINRNNRPGAKYNEVFITLGGRVSKVYGVEVSKEEYVTYTTEQTEKMQLFQKVNDGMDISSAIQAYADELRAA; encoded by the coding sequence ATGAGCAATCTACTCCTCAACTCGGCCACGCTCGAAAGCAAGCAGCCCATCTACCGGGTGGAAAGCAACTGCCTTATCAGCAAGAACGCCGACGTCACGGTGGCCTACCGCCTGGAGCTGCCCGAAATCTTCACGCTATCGGCCGGCAACTACGAGTCGCTGCATTCCGCTTTCAGCAAGGGCGTCCGCATCCTGCCCAATCACACGGTGGTGCACAAGCAGGATTGGTTTGTGGAAGACCAGTACACGCCCGAGTTTGGGGAGGACGATACCATGCTCTTGCACGCCTACAACCTCCACTTTTACGAGCGGCCGTTCCTCAACCACCACTGCTACCTCTACCTCACCAAAACGTCCTCGGCACGCGACTCGTGGAATAGTATGAGCACCATGCTTTCCCGGTCCAGCATTGTGCCCAAGGACATGATGAAGGACGAAGTGTTGAACGAGTTCTTTACCGCCGTAGGCCAGTTTGTGCGGGTACTTTCCGATGCCGGTATTACCCTCACCCAGCTGACGGACGATGAGATTTGCGGTACCGAAACCAAAACGGGCATTCTGGAAAAGTACCTGTCGCTCGACCTGCGCGACAAGTCGCCGGCGGTGGATATCGACTTCACCAACGGCCTGAAAGTAGGCCCTAGGGCGTGCAGCTGCTTCTCGCTGGGCCGGCTCGACGACCTGCCCTCCGCGCTGCAAACCGAAGGCAAGTACGGGCCGCTGAGCAAGGATAATTCCCCATTCTACGTGGGGTTTGCGGCCCCGCTGGCCCTGCTGCTGCCCGTCAACCACATCTATAACCAGTACGTGTTTGTCGATGACCACAAGAAGGCTATCAAGAAATTCGAGAAGAAGCGCGACAACATGAACTCGCTCGCGGGCACCTCCCGCGAGAATGCCATCAACAAAGAGTTCTACGACCGCTACCTGAACGAAGCCATCTCCGATGAAAAGCTAATCGTGCGGGCGCACGCCAACGTGCTGGCCTGGACCGAAAATCCCAACGAGGAAAAGGCCCTGCGCGAAGCGGTGGGCTCGGCCATCAACTCGCTCAACTGCGCCGCCCGGCAGAACACAGTCGATATCGGGGCCCTGTACTGGGCGGGCATTCCGGGCAACGCCGGCGACTTTCCCGGCGAGGAGAGTTTCTACACGTTCGAGGATGCCGCTACCTGCCTGTGGAATGTAGAAACCAACTACCGCGACTCCTCTAGCCCGTTTGGTATCAAGCTCAGCGACCGCATCAGCGGCAAGCCCGTGCACGTGGACTTGTCGGACGAACCCATGAAGCAGGGCATCATTAAAAATCGCAATAAATTCGTGCTAGGGCCCTCCGGCTCGGGCAAGTCGTTCTTTACCAACGGCATGGTGCGCCAGTACCACGAGCAAGGGGCGCACGTGCTGCTCGTTGATACCGGCAACAGCTACAAGGGGCTGTGCGAGTTGAAAGGCGGGGTATACTTCACCTACGAAGAAGCCAAGCCCATCAGCTTCAACCCGTTCTACGTGGAGGGCCGGCCCGACGTGGAGAAGCGCAAAAGCCTACACACCCTGATTTTGACGCTCTGGAAGCTGGCCGATGAGAAGGTTACGCAGTCGGAATCGGTGTCCATCTCGAACGCCATAGCCCAGTACTACCAGTTGCTGGAAAAGGAGCCAGGCCTCCCGGCCAGCTTCAACACGTTCTACGAGTTCCTGAGCGGCCCCTACCGCGCCCACCTCGATACCGAGAAGGTGCGGGAGAAGGACTTTGACATTCACAATTTCCTGTACGTGCTCGCGCCCTACTACCGGGGCGGGGAGTACGACTACCTGCTCAACTCGGAAAAGCAGCTCAACCTTACCAAGGAGTCGTTCATTGTATTTGAGCTGGATAACATCAAAGACCACCCGATTCTATTCCCGGTGGTGACCCTCATCATCATGGATACCTTCTTGCAGAAGATGCGCCAGCTCGACGGGGTGCGCAAGATGATTCTGATTGAGGAGGCGTGGAAGGCGCTGGCCACGGCCAACATGGCCGAGTACATCAAGTACCTGTTCAAAACCGTCCGCAAGTTCTTCGGGGAAGCCATCGTCGTGACCCAGGAAATAGAAGACATCATCGGCAACCCGATTGTGAAGGATACCATCATCAATAACTCGCATTGCAAAATCATGCTGGATATGAATGACTTCCTGAGCCGCTTCGATGACATTCAGCGGATGATGAGCCTCTCCGATAAGGAGAAAGACCTCGTGCTTTCCATCAACCGCAACAACCGCCCCGGTGCCAAGTACAACGAAGTGTTCATTACCCTCGGCGGGCGCGTATCGAAGGTGTACGGCGTCGAAGTATCGAAAGAAGAGTATGTAACCTACACCACCGAGCAGACCGAGAAGATGCAGCTGTTCCAGAAAGTGAACGACGGCATGGACATTTCTTCGGCCATCCAGGCCTACGCTGACGAGCTGCGCGCCGCCTAA
- a CDS encoding DUF4133 domain-containing protein: MGHYPLNKGINKPIELKGLVGSRYIFMLVAGLGGVFLGFIVLRIVEANAYLSVALALGGGFAWVTRVFALSAKYGEHGAMKLRAKSRQPQRIVSRNARLFKDLKQS, translated from the coding sequence ATGGGCCACTACCCACTGAACAAGGGCATCAACAAGCCCATCGAACTCAAGGGGCTAGTGGGCTCGCGCTACATTTTCATGTTAGTGGCCGGCCTCGGCGGGGTGTTTCTGGGCTTCATCGTCCTGCGCATCGTCGAGGCTAACGCCTACCTCTCGGTAGCGCTGGCGCTGGGCGGCGGCTTCGCCTGGGTGACGCGGGTATTCGCCCTCAGCGCCAAGTACGGCGAGCACGGTGCCATGAAGCTGCGCGCCAAGAGCCGCCAGCCCCAACGAATTGTTAGCCGTAACGCTCGCCTTTTCAAAGATTTAAAGCAGTCATGA
- a CDS encoding DUF4134 domain-containing protein, translated as MNKALSTGLLVLGTTSAALAQGGLNAGKQGIQDATTAIAGYFDPATLLIYAIAAIVGLVGAVKVFSKWNSGDQDTQKSAMSWFGSCIFLVVVATVLRAFFL; from the coding sequence ATGAACAAAGCCCTCAGCACCGGCCTGCTCGTGCTGGGCACCACCAGCGCCGCCCTGGCCCAGGGTGGCCTCAACGCCGGCAAGCAGGGCATTCAAGATGCTACCACTGCCATTGCCGGCTACTTCGACCCCGCTACCCTGCTCATCTACGCCATCGCGGCCATCGTGGGCCTGGTGGGGGCCGTGAAAGTGTTCAGCAAGTGGAACTCGGGCGACCAGGATACCCAGAAGTCGGCCATGAGCTGGTTCGGCAGCTGCATCTTCTTGGTGGTCGTGGCCACGGTACTGCGCGCCTTCTTCCTGTAA